The nucleotide window ATCTAGTTTTGCACAATCTTCTTTTCTCTTCAGCAATCCTTTGTTTCTCTTCCGCCTTGACTCTTTTCGCCTCTTCAGTTTGTTTCTTCCTTAACTCCATAGCTTCCCTTCTCTTGTCTGCCATGGCCAGTTTTTCCTCTAGtgctttctttttcttttcctcgCTAGCTTTCTTCTTCTCCTCAGCAACAATTCTTTTTGCTTAAATTGCagcttttttcttctcctccgcaGCCTGTTTCTTTGCTAGAAgctcttctttcttcttctcatTAGACATCCTAattttctcctcttcttcttttagTTTTGCAATTGCTGCATCAAACTTTGCCTGATCTGCTATCTCCCTTCTCTCAGCTGCAGCTCTAAGTCTGGCAATGGCAATAACCTCTCTTTTCCTATGCACATCATCTGTTTTTGTTGCTGTACTAGGTTGAACTGGAGGCTGTGATAGGGCCTGCTGCTGTATGAAAGCATTCTCAGGCAGTGGGCCTTGCACAACTTCCTCTCTTTGCCTAGATTCTCGCTGCAGAATTAAACAAAACATTTAACTCTACATCTGAATTTGCAAGTGAAAACAGAGTATGTGCAACTGTTTTGAAACTTACTTCTTGTGATAAACTTTGTACTATCTGTGCCACATACAAAGGTTGTTCATGGCTGAGAACACCAGCTGTTTGAAGGTTAATCTCCTAAAATAAATAGTGCAACATTGATTAATGATATATTTGATGCATAGATAGTGCAGTGTGAGTAACATGTTGTGGAAATAGTGCAGACCTGAGTTTGACATACTGTTTCTTCGTCTGAAGATGAGACATCTGGCTCTGCTCTAACCCTATGCCTCTTTGTTTTTTTCTTAGGTTTAAGGCCTAATTTCCAGTCTAAGCAACCATTTATGTTATGTCCAACAGCTCCACAATATCCACAGTGAATGACTGTACCTGCCTTATTGATTTTCACACCTTTTTTGCTATGCTTCTCTTCTGGTTGCTGTCTCCTATTCTTTGCCCTTCTTCCTTTCTTTCTCTGAAATGGTGGTGGTATTATTTTTCTGCCATTCATCTTAGCACACTCAGTCACATCATTACAGGGCATAATAATTGGCTCATATGCCTTGCAATAAGTTTCAATAGAGTAACAAGAGTTCACCCTTGATTCTGGTGGTATTTTGTCATATCTAAGAGCAGAGACTCCATGGGAACATGGGATACCTGACAAGTCCCATCTTTTGCAGCTACACTTCTCCATTCTTGTGTTCACACTGAAGTCCATACCTCTATCATTTACTACAAACAATCCTTTTCCAGCTGGTGAAGCATGACAAGTTCTTGCAAATTCAATGTTCTTATCCAATTTTTTTCTTATCTTTGGACAAATAGTACCATGCCACTTCAAGGCCTCTTGTTGTTTTCCATAATTCATTCCCATATTCTGGCCCTTGATCCTCTGGCACATGCTTATGATTGGCATTTCCCTAGCTTCCAGGATGTATCTGTTGAAGACTTCACAATTGTTATTGAGCAGCACATCACACTTTGCGAAATCATTTTGATAAGCCCGGACCCATGTTTTAGGATCCAACTCATCTAGCCAATCATGGGCCTCTCTGCTGAGAACCAACATCTAGTTCATATTTTCCCTAAACCTTCCCTCTGTAGTACTTCTAGCACATTTCCATAGCTGATTCTTTAACGCTTCTCCTTTGAAATTCTTGTTGAAATTCTGCCATAGATGCCTCACACAAAATCTGTGTGGTGAGAGAGGGAACAATTCCTTTACTGCTTTAATTAAACCCTGCAAAAACATTGACATTTCACACATTGCAAACTCTATAAGCATGCACATAAGTTCTAATACATATTGAAGTAAGAAAATAACGCAAAGGAATTACTTTCTGCTTGTCAGACATGATGGTCCAGAGATCTGTGTTATTTATGCCAAGATCTTGCTTGAAAGCAGTCAAGAACCATCTCCATGCTTTTGTATCTTCACTTTGCACTACTGCATGAGCCACATGATATATGCAATCATTAGGATCCATTCCTACAGCACTTAAAAGCACACCCCCATATTGTGTCTTCAAGTGGAAGCCATCCAGGAAAATAATGGGCCTACAAGCTGATGAGAACCCCCTTTTGCATGCGTCAAGTGAGAAgtaaaatttttgaaattgcccCTCATCTGAAAGTTCAACAAAGAAAGTAGTACCAGGATTATACCTCCTCAGCTCATTTGCATAGTCCCATAGCAAGTTGTATTGTGCAATCTCATCACCATATATAATATCATATGCAATTTTCCTAGCTCTCCCTAGCTTGCCCCTTTTAATTGTCATATTCCAATCTTCCTGCACAAAACCTGCTAACGCCTTCAATGTTATCTTCTCACATGCCCTAATCTTGTCAACATATTTGTCAGCAATGTACCTAGCTGTAAAGGCCGTGACTTGCCACTTCTTCTCACAAGTGTGCTCGCCGTTAAATGTTTTCACCATTATTGAATTTGTCCTATTATCCCAAGATGCATATAGATACCAGGGGCATCCTTTCTCACACTTTGCACCAAGCCTAATTTTGTCATTCTTTGGGAATGTGATGTTCACTCTCTCTTTGCAACTATACTCTCTAACTGCTTTCCTCAAAAGCTCCACTGAAGAGAACAATTGTCCTGCATGGAACTTGGGTTCATGCATGTCTGCAGCAGTAAATGATTTGAAATTGAATTTCATATCTTCTTCTTCTGAATCTGGAGCATCAAATTCCTCATCTTCAGAGTTGCAGTCCTCCACCACCTTCTTCCCTTTCCTATCTTGCAATGGTTGTAGCTGCTCCTGGAACAAATCCTCATCCCCATCCTCCAAGTCATAATCACTATCAATAATTTCAGGAACATAATCACTATCAGAATCAGAATCTGCATTTGGTTCTTCCTCCTCTTCTATTTTCTGTCCTCTTGGTCTGAGTCTTGCAAATAACTGGTCATGACTCTAAATATCTCGACTTTCATCCACAACACTACAGGATGTATTACTTTCATTTCCATATCTGCTTGGCATCTTCTTTGGACTGAAAACAACAGGAATTTGGGCTACTGGATTAGCCACTAGATCGTCCCATTCAGCTCCTCCTCCTGAAATATGGCTGCCTAAATGATCAAGGTATATCATTTGAAAATGGTGCCCTCGATTGATCATTAGAAACATAGCATCTGTGTCTGCATCATTGCACAATAGCCTAGCAACACCTTCATTAATCTGAGAACCAGGGGGCAACCAGTACATATCAATTCTACCAGCCTTTTCATAACCCAAGTGCTCTACTAACTCTTCAAAAAATATGTAATATGCCCTCTCCAGATGACAGTAATCATAGCAAACCTTCTGTCCATCCAAATAGCACCGGTTGTTGCCACTGCCAAAGAAAAATCCACCATGTATAACCTCAGCAGTGAACCACGCACTGCACTTCACTGCAAAAAAAATCACTAAAAGTTCAATCTTTGACCTCTGCAGTAACAAAACCCTAGCAGAGTAGCGCAATTTGGCCCAATTGCAGTAAATGTTCTAACACAAATGACGGCCGCCGGAGCAGACGACCTAATCGAAACAGAGCAGcgcaatttggcccaaaaccgtGCCTAATTAGTTCGTCGACGAATCGTGCCGTACGTCGGAGCAGGCTCGCCGTCGAGCCGCCATCGAGGGCCCTCCATCACCGCAGAAATCAGGCGTATGAGTTGCGGCGACGACGCATTCGCTTCCTCCGCCTCAGGAACTATCATCGGACGGCCGCCGGGTCGCCGATcatccgccgccgcgccgtcTCACAGTGCTCTGCTCCCTCCTCTGTTTTCAGTCGGGGAAGAGAAGGAGAGTGGAGAGACAGAGAGAcgggggagagggggggggggggggggggggggggggcaacgcAAAATGACCACCGCATCGCGCACTGACGGGCGGCTCCGCTCTGCCTGCTGGGCCCGGGGCTGGGCTGACGGGCGGGACCGGCGATGACGTGGCACGTGGGCTGATACGTGGTACGTACGCCAAGTGTACAACCAGGACTGGCTGCCCAAGTTCCAGGACCGTAGTATTTTCAAAAATCAGGACCGTATTGGATGGATACTCAACTTCCAGGACCGAGTTGGACCGAGCCAGCAAGTTCTGGGATGATACGTGCAATTATCTCGTTGTCAGTACCATTTGCACCAGACGTCCAAACTGACCCGGGCAGATACAGCGCCACATAGGAATCCCGAACGCCGTCGTAGGCGATGGAGGAGCTAGAAGTAGAGGCGACGTCAGTCTTACAGCGAGCCCCCTGCACCGCAGAGGAGAGGACGCGAGCGAAAGAGCCTTGCCGGCGCAATCCACTTCGCTTGGATCTGGCCTCTCGTCGGAGGCCGCTAAGATCGCCCTGGAAGAAACGAACTGTTTCTGGATGGCTGGGTTCCCGGCGCTGATCTAGGCGGTGCGTGGCGTGTGGACTCTAGAGAAGGCGACGCTGGCCGGCGTAGGAGAGGGAGATGAGCAACACACGCCCATGTTACCCCAGTAGCCGAACACCTCGCGCTGGCCCGCCACCGCCGACCGAGCCCCTGCCGCCGAAGTTGCCGTCCGAGTCGAGGCGCACGAAGCGCAGCATGTCGCCACTCTCGCCGTAGTTGCTGCTGTAGGCAACGACAACAGGGTCGGAGAGCGTGCCGGCGATGAGGGAGACGATGCGTTGGTCTGCATCTTGATTCTTGAGCGTCGGGGAGCTGACCGTCTTGTTGGCGGTGAAGGTGGAATTGTAGCCCTCGTTGAAGTTGGCAACGGTGGCTCACCTGAGCGTGAGGTTGCCGGTGGCCGTGTCGACAGTGAAGACGTAGGGGCCGGATGTGAGGTTCCAACAGGAGGCTAAGCTTTGCGACATGGCCAAAGACGTCGAAGGACTGCCACAGGACGCCCGCCAGGCCGCCACTGAGTTCTTGACCGCGAGGCGGCTCTTGGAGGGCGACGGTGGTGCCGCTGGAGCCGTTGACCAACTCCAGGTCGCCGGTGGACGACAGGCAGAGCGAGCCCCCACAGTCGATGGATACGCCGGTGCCCGCG belongs to Triticum urartu cultivar G1812 chromosome 7, Tu2.1, whole genome shotgun sequence and includes:
- the LOC125525315 gene encoding uncharacterized protein LOC125525315, coding for MLVLSREAHDWLDELDPKTWVRAYQNDFAKCDVLLNNNCEVFNRYILEAREMPIISMCQRIKGQNMGMNYGKQQEALKWHGTICPKIRKKLDKNIEFARTCHASPAGKGLFVVNDRGMDFSVNTRMEKCSCKRWDLSGIPCSHGVSALRYDKIPPESRVNSCYSIETYCKAYEPIIMPCNDVTECAKMNGRKIIPPPFQRKKGRRAKNRRQQPEEKHSKKGVKINKAGTVIHCGYCGAVGHNINGCLDWKLGLKPKKKTKRHRVRAEPDVSSSDEETVCQTQEINLQTAGVLSHEQPLYVAQIVQSLSQERESRQREEVVQGPLPENAFIQQQALSQPPVQPSTATKTDDVHRKREVIAIARLRAAAERREIADQAKFDAAIAKLKEEEEKIRMSNEKKKEELLAKKQAAEEKKKAAI